GCCACTTGAtcattctcaatttcttccaacAATTCTTTGATTTGCTTCTATCATACCACCCACATTAGCGGATTGTATTGTAagtttattaaatatgttaattcaaaatttaaatattaataaaaccgTAGCCATGGAaatgccatatatatatatatagacctGTTTATGATGATGTTTCCCGAAATGATTCTCAGATCGAAGTGCATTGTAAACTTCTTGAGGTGTCATTCTAAAAACACCTTCTAACTCCATTAAATTTCTGACTGATCCATATGCAATTTCAACACCACCACGCTTGAAAAGAGAAAGCCTCAATGGAGAGGAAAGGTCTCTAAAAGCCAGATAATGAAGTAAATTCAAACCTTCGTTGTCCACCTTTTCACAACAATCTGGATATAAAGAGAGAATCTTTGAAACTGTTCCAACATAACCTTGCCTGGCTGCCACAAGAAGGGGTGTCATCCCCTCTTTTTATCACCTATATAGGCAGCTGACACATCCCTTTTTAACAGTTCTTCTACAACTGATAATCTAGAACCCAAGTGTGCAGCATATATAATGAAGAGGGGTGTGTCCATCTTCATCTCTTTCCTTTGTCAAATTCCCATTCTTCGCTAATATTATCCTTATTGCCTCTAAATCCAAGCAAAAAAAATGTCAATAGACctgttctttatttatttcaaaaaattttaaaagaaattggaACTAACTCATTAACATACCTGCATCTCCAGCCATAGCTGCTGCATGCAAAGCTGATCTACCGTGGGGACCGCAATGAGCAGTTGATTTCAATTGATCTAATAATAGAGTCAACAAGCGCCCAGATCCTCTCCTCCTAGCTGCTATGTAAAGTGGAGTCTCCTGTTTTTTGTTGGCAGAATACGAAAAATCAGGGTCTAAATGAAACTTTAGAAGAGGGagcgaaattaaattgtatttttttataatagtaaaaatgaaattttatcattacaaattttagcattacaaatttaaatttttattattttaagagaGTGTAATTTTAgcattacaaatttaaatttttaaaggccctaaatagaaattttccattttaaggggCTGCCCCTGCCAACCTCCCTGGATTCGCCACTAACCAAAGTAATAGAACTTGTAGACATtgaaggactaaaattttattataccaattgttgacaccatttttttttttataaaacggggtcgacttggattttaaaaatgaaaacgaaaacagGGAGTCgtcaccaatcctttttgataaggtgtgatcggatcaccttaaaaagtggttgttttccataaacgatttgattttattaaaacaacgattttggttcacgaaatttagaaaaacgggttcggaagtcggttacgcacgaggaaggattagcaccctcgatacgcccaaaattggtacctagttgattacttaatgtattggtgtcgaaaattaaaaactcgaaaagaatttaaaaatacgatccctttttatattgtgttattttaaaattaatggaataaatcaaaatggaaaatgcctccttatctcgaagtaacaagatgtcacatccagtaagttaggacacgacacctcgTATTTTTTTAGAGCAAgcttgcattttattttttatttaaacctcatttatttcaattttaaaaggatattcagttATTTAGGATCAAcacgagaaaaatcgaagctcagtaagttagggcacgatttctcgaattttctaaatacagaatattgcctttattttcgaaAAATCCTCGTATCGAGAAAACCACGTGTCATctccaatgcgttaggatacaacatattgaaatcccgataatgagcttttatttatgttttttattaaagagcattctcgattatttagattcaacaaaaaaattagaacccagcacgttagggctcaattctctcgaagatcccaagtatcgagtattgcctttatttccaaaatttttccttttttacgaatttgggtaaaaattgatgtaatgttaaatttgatgtaCGAATAAATGATTACGTTGATGaatgacaataatattaaaatacgaATAAACAATTCATAGTACACACAATGGCAATGATCTCACaacattcatcattcaaatacaaacattaattaataaagaCCCATTAATTAGAcaacaatttaaaaatgtaaagcaaaataaaatcaaatgaaaagtAAAACGATGTTAAAATGATAGTGATGAGTTTAAAATAGATATTGccaaacaataaatttaaggttaataatatataaaacaattttaaaatatatataagtataagaCAAGTgacataagaaaagaaaaatctttgaaaaaaaaacaaatgaagcatttttaaaaaataaataagttgtgTTTAAAAAGGTatctaaaacaattttaaaataataaaacaaatttaactaaataatgcataaaatgatttcaaaataaaaagcaatccaaagaaaatagtataaaacaGTATATAatagttgatatatatatatatataatgcatcttaaaataaaatgaaataaacaataataaaatcaaatcaatgtatcatataaaaatttggaATGTCATATAGAAGAGGAAGTTTAAAACGTTATATATAGACaaaatgtttaatataaatgaaatgtaaagaaaaataaaaatataataataaaactgttaaatggaataatatatagataaaaagaaaaagaaaactaataataatagacaaacaatttaaaagaaaaaaatcaaaaataaaaatttacaaaaccaAGGATAAAACTAGAATCGGGCCAGAATTAGTGGGTTGAAACCGTAAATAAATAAGAGGTATTAAGGGCCAAGGTGGGACAAGCTTTAAATACGAGGGACTGATTGGGAAAATATCCCCAGCCCTCATGCGTTGAGTCTCAGCCTGGACCCGACTGAAACGAGTTTAAAATTCCTGGGCCAAAAATGGAAAAAGGGAAAGACCCGATTGCATACGCCACAAAGGAGAAGGGACCTATTGCGAAAATTACCCCTTAGGGCAAGAATGTGCATATCTCCTTCccttaaacggcgccgttttaattactataaaagttgaaaaaatttCCTACTGTTTCACTTTCTGCCCAGAACgcgaaaaataacaagggaggTTCCCTTTTCTCTGCTAGGCCGCCGCCGTCACGCCTCCCTCTGTCCGGTGGCCGGAGCCATGCGAGGACGTCACCCCTCGGCGCACTGAAGCGCATTCGGAGGTCGAGGCCATGGAACAAGGGACtgaggggaaaaagaaaagctttGGCCTCTCTTTAAATCCACATCCGGCGACGGTGAAGCGCCATCGACGGCGGGCCTGAAGGCCGATTCAAGTAATcccctttcctttctcttttattacttgttattttaaaatcgatttgcaaaaaataaataaataaatacgcaaaaataaagaaaaatgaagagagagCAATTCAAATcaaccttttttaattttgttttctgttttttgaTTCCAATATCTGTGTGTTTTTTACAAAGAAGATCCCCAGCAGAAAACAATTGCCTTATTCGGCCCTTTATATCTGATTACAAAATGTTTTCTCTGCTTTATTTGTCGTCTTCTAGTTGTTGCTTTGTTTTGTGGTGGTTGTTGCAGATGTCAGACGCGTGGATGGCCGGCGATAGGCGGATCTCAAGCGGTGGCGGCGTGCGCAGAGGCTGGCAGAGGCGTGCGTTGGTGGTGCTTATATCAATATTATGATCATGATTTaaggagtgaccaaaatattaaatgttgataattttaataattaaaatagacttttttaaacttaagtgactaaaacagtAATACACACtaataattgaatgattatttgtatAACTTACtttagatattattattatataatgacttaattgtaaagaaaagaatagGAAATGTTTTAATGATTGCTTTTGTGCTTTAtgaactttatatttttactaaacaGAGACGACTATCTCTGGTTGGAGGTCAGGTCAATAAAGTACGAGTTTTTTATGGTTTAAGGAAACTACAAAGAAggagaagaaatgaagaaaatgaatggAAGAAAATGGGGTGTACAGCTCTTTGTGGTGAAGTCAATGCTGCCCTATGTTGTTTATTAGgccataatcaaatttaagagCTGGTGCTTAGCAGCTAAGCCTTTGTGTTGTGGACAAGGCAGCCTTCAATTCCTTGCAGTGCGACATATATATTTCGATTACTTACTATGCTGCTCAACACCTGGAACCACATCCACTTTGGCTT
The sequence above is a segment of the Gossypium raimondii isolate GPD5lz chromosome 4, ASM2569854v1, whole genome shotgun sequence genome. Coding sequences within it:
- the LOC105779163 gene encoding uncharacterized protein LOC105779163; its protein translation is MSTSSITLVSGESREFHLDPDFSYSANKKQETPLYIAARRRGSGRLLTLLLDQLKSTAHCGPHGRSALHAAAMAGDAEAIRIILAKNGNLTKERDEDGHTPLHYICCTLGF